From the Octadecabacter antarcticus 307 genome, one window contains:
- the glgA gene encoding glycogen synthase GlgA produces the protein MNLLFVASECAPFVKTGGLADVIGAVSKSLATTGVNVRVLIPAYPAVAALVATGKTVMTFDDLFGGRARIVAAQAEGLDMLLLDAPHLYDRAGNIYLGPDGKDWHDNDLRFAALSFAAAQIGLNGLGGWVPDVINAHDWQAGLVPAYLRQDGRPAPPVVMTIHNISFQGVFDGTRLSALGLNADQFTQQGVEYYGKISFLKAGIALSQKITTVSPSYAAELLTPDFGMGLDGLLRERQLDLHGILNGIDLDVWDPETDASIVATYSATKLAGKTKNRAELEARFGLTKSDGPLFCVISRLTSQKGLDMLLDCLPDLLAEGGRLALLGTGEPYLERAFIDASNRYSGTVGTIIGYDEGLSHLMQAGSDAILIPSRFEPCGLTQLYGLRYGTLPVVARTGGLADTVIDANEAALLADCATGIQFAPINGLMFGHAISRTCALFAKPKIWTAMMRRAMRHPVGWDLSAAAYLDVYKSALAP, from the coding sequence ATGAACCTACTCTTCGTCGCCTCGGAATGCGCCCCCTTCGTGAAGACGGGCGGCTTGGCGGATGTGATCGGCGCTGTTTCAAAATCGCTTGCGACGACGGGCGTGAATGTGCGGGTCTTGATCCCAGCCTATCCGGCTGTGGCCGCTTTGGTCGCAACAGGTAAGACTGTCATGACCTTCGACGATCTGTTCGGCGGCCGCGCGCGCATCGTGGCGGCGCAGGCCGAAGGGCTGGACATGCTGCTGCTGGACGCGCCGCATTTGTATGACCGCGCGGGCAATATCTATCTGGGTCCAGACGGGAAAGACTGGCACGACAACGACCTGCGCTTTGCCGCGTTGTCGTTCGCGGCTGCACAAATTGGTCTAAACGGTCTGGGCGGTTGGGTTCCCGATGTTATCAACGCACATGACTGGCAGGCGGGACTTGTTCCAGCCTATCTGCGCCAAGACGGGCGGCCCGCGCCCCCCGTAGTTATGACGATCCACAACATTTCGTTTCAAGGCGTATTTGACGGTACGCGCTTGTCTGCCTTGGGGTTGAATGCCGATCAATTCACCCAGCAGGGCGTCGAATACTATGGTAAGATCAGCTTCTTAAAGGCGGGCATTGCCCTGTCACAAAAGATCACAACCGTCAGCCCGTCTTATGCCGCCGAACTGCTTACGCCAGACTTTGGCATGGGGCTGGATGGCCTTTTACGCGAACGCCAGTTGGATCTGCACGGCATCCTGAACGGCATCGATCTTGATGTTTGGGACCCCGAAACGGACGCAAGCATCGTGGCGACCTATTCCGCGACCAAACTCGCAGGCAAAACGAAAAACCGCGCCGAACTTGAGGCCCGTTTTGGCCTTACCAAAAGTGATGGGCCCCTGTTTTGTGTCATCAGCCGCCTGACCTCGCAAAAGGGGCTCGACATGCTGCTGGATTGCCTGCCCGATCTGCTGGCAGAGGGCGGCAGGCTGGCCTTGTTAGGAACAGGTGAACCGTATCTCGAACGCGCCTTTATCGACGCATCTAACCGCTATTCGGGAACGGTCGGCACCATTATTGGCTACGACGAAGGCCTATCACATCTTATGCAAGCGGGCAGTGACGCCATTTTGATCCCGTCGCGGTTTGAACCTTGCGGCCTCACTCAATTGTACGGTCTGCGCTATGGCACCCTGCCGGTTGTTGCGCGCACGGGCGGCTTGGCGGACACCGTGATCGACGCCAACGAAGCAGCACTTTTGGCCGATTGCGCTACCGGCATCCAGTTTGCGCCGATCAATGGACTGATGTTTGGCCACGCAATTTCACGGACCTGCGCGTTGTTTGCCAAACCAAAAATCTGGACTGCAATGATGCGCCGCGCTATGCGCCACCCCGTTGGCTGGGACCTGTCCGCGGCCGCGTATCTGGACGTTTACAAATCCGCGCTGGCGCCCTGA
- the glgC gene encoding glucose-1-phosphate adenylyltransferase, translated as MGNESQRLAQQTMAFVLAGGRGSRLYELTDIRAKPAMYFGGKSRIIDFALSNAVNSGIRRIGVATQYKAHSLIRHLQRGWSFMRAERNESLDILPASQQLNNENWYKGTADAVAQNIDIIRGYCPKYIIILAGDHIYKQDYSLMIKHHVDSGADVTVGCIEVPRMEAVGFGVMDVDTEDRILDFVEKPTDPPAMPGHPDMAMASMGIYVFETEYMCKLLQEDADKPGSKHDFGGDIIPDIVKHGKAIAHPFSRSCVRSGLEEKPYWRDVGTVDAFWQANVDLTDFKPELDLYDNTWPIWTYSELTAPAKFIHNEKGRRGHAVSSMVSGGCIVSGSRLNQCFLFTGVRTHSYSELDGVVAMPYAEIGRSAHLKNVVIDRGVKIPEGLIVGKDAKLDADRFRRTDNGICLITQPMIDKLDL; from the coding sequence ATGGGCAATGAATCACAACGGCTTGCACAGCAAACGATGGCGTTCGTTTTGGCAGGGGGCCGCGGCAGCCGATTATATGAACTGACCGACATCCGCGCCAAACCAGCCATGTATTTTGGCGGCAAAAGTCGCATCATCGATTTTGCGCTGTCCAACGCAGTGAACTCGGGCATCCGGCGCATTGGTGTGGCGACGCAGTACAAAGCCCACTCGCTGATACGCCATTTGCAGCGCGGCTGGAGCTTTATGCGTGCCGAACGCAATGAATCCTTGGATATTCTGCCTGCATCCCAGCAACTGAACAATGAAAACTGGTACAAAGGCACGGCGGATGCCGTGGCCCAAAACATTGATATTATTCGCGGCTATTGCCCAAAATATATCATCATCCTTGCAGGCGATCACATCTACAAACAAGACTACTCACTGATGATCAAACACCACGTCGACAGCGGTGCGGACGTGACAGTCGGCTGCATCGAAGTCCCCCGCATGGAGGCTGTCGGTTTTGGCGTCATGGACGTCGACACCGAAGATCGCATCCTTGATTTTGTTGAAAAGCCTACCGATCCGCCCGCAATGCCGGGTCACCCCGATATGGCGATGGCCAGCATGGGCATCTATGTCTTTGAGACAGAATATATGTGCAAACTGCTGCAAGAAGATGCGGACAAACCTGGTTCCAAGCATGACTTTGGCGGCGATATTATCCCCGACATCGTCAAACACGGCAAAGCAATTGCCCATCCGTTCAGTCGATCCTGTGTGCGTTCTGGTTTGGAAGAAAAACCTTACTGGCGTGACGTCGGCACAGTTGATGCGTTTTGGCAGGCCAATGTTGATTTAACCGATTTCAAACCCGAACTTGATCTTTACGACAACACATGGCCGATCTGGACGTATTCCGAACTCACAGCACCTGCCAAATTCATCCACAACGAAAAAGGCCGTCGCGGGCACGCTGTATCATCGATGGTATCGGGTGGCTGCATCGTGTCTGGTTCAAGGCTGAACCAATGTTTCTTGTTTACCGGTGTGCGCACGCATTCGTATTCAGAACTCGACGGTGTCGTCGCGATGCCCTACGCCGAAATTGGACGCAGCGCGCACCTGAAAAATGTAGTGATCGACCGCGGTGTAAAAATCCCTGAAGGGTTAATTGTTGGTAAGGACGCAAAACTGGATGCGGATCGTTTCCGTCGCACTGACAACGGCATTTGCCTGATTACCCAGCCCATGATTGATAAATTGGATCTCTAG
- the glgB gene encoding 1,4-alpha-glucan branching protein GlgB, whose protein sequence is MTDVINDDDAQKISTGSHPDPFSVLGQHIVDTKVTHRAYHPNADAVNVVDTKTGRTIASLGRASNAHGLFAGTAPRRKNPFAYRLKFTKGDHTWEAEDPYRFGPVLGELDEHLITEGAHLDLWKVLGAHVMDHEGVAGTHFAVWAPNAQRVSVVGDFNGWDGRRNPMRGRGQTGVWEIFMPGLGDGEVYKYELIGAHGELLPQKADPFGFGSEHPPKTASVVRKLDGHTWADRKWMGKRAALQRIDQPISIYEVHLGSWKRVPEEGNRPLSYFEHATQLVSYAKDMGFTHLELMPISEFPFDGSWGYQPVGLYAPTIRHGTLEEFRAFVEACHAADLGLILDWVPGHFPEDKHGLGQFDGTPLYEHADRKEGFHPDWNTLVYNYGRAEVSNYLVANALYWLKEHHIDGLRVDAVASMLYRDYSRKDGEWVPNKDGGRENLEAIAFLQRTNTVAYGSTTGIVTIAEESTAFPGVSAPVDHDGLGFGFKWNMGWMNDSLSYIQEDPINRKYHHHKMTFALHYAFTENFVLPISHDEVVHGKGSMIEKMPGEGDEKFANLRAYYGYMWGHPGKKLLFMGCEFAQGVEWNHDESLNWHLTEHPQHGGVQNLVRDLNMLFRDTPALHQLDCKPEGFEWIEEGSAEESIFAWLRHGTKGTAPVLVVSNFTPVERSARRIGVPLAGRWIERLNSDAARYGGGDRGNMGFADSKQIASSGRANSVSLIIPPLSTLFFELEETS, encoded by the coding sequence ATGACTGACGTGATCAATGACGACGACGCGCAAAAGATTTCAACAGGCAGTCATCCCGATCCGTTTTCGGTGCTTGGGCAACACATAGTTGATACAAAAGTCACCCATCGAGCCTACCACCCCAACGCCGACGCGGTTAATGTTGTCGATACTAAGACTGGTCGAACCATTGCGTCACTGGGCCGCGCCTCGAACGCACATGGCCTGTTTGCGGGAACAGCACCACGTCGCAAAAACCCGTTTGCCTACCGTCTAAAGTTCACCAAAGGCGACCATACGTGGGAGGCCGAAGACCCCTATCGGTTCGGCCCCGTTTTGGGTGAATTGGATGAACATCTGATCACCGAAGGCGCACATCTTGATTTGTGGAAAGTCCTTGGTGCCCATGTGATGGATCATGAAGGTGTCGCAGGAACGCATTTTGCGGTCTGGGCCCCGAACGCACAGCGCGTGTCTGTCGTTGGTGATTTCAACGGCTGGGACGGGCGGCGCAACCCGATGCGCGGGCGCGGCCAAACTGGCGTCTGGGAGATTTTTATGCCCGGTTTGGGCGACGGTGAAGTGTATAAATATGAACTCATCGGCGCGCACGGCGAACTGCTGCCACAAAAGGCGGACCCGTTTGGATTTGGGTCAGAACACCCGCCCAAAACCGCTTCCGTTGTGCGTAAATTGGACGGACACACATGGGCTGACCGCAAGTGGATGGGCAAGCGCGCGGCGCTACAGCGCATCGACCAGCCAATTTCCATCTACGAAGTGCATCTGGGATCATGGAAGCGCGTCCCCGAAGAGGGCAATCGTCCGCTGTCTTACTTTGAGCACGCAACGCAACTGGTCAGCTATGCCAAAGACATGGGATTTACCCACCTTGAACTGATGCCGATTTCGGAATTCCCGTTTGACGGGTCTTGGGGCTACCAACCTGTCGGGCTTTACGCGCCGACAATCCGGCATGGCACGCTAGAAGAATTCCGCGCCTTTGTCGAAGCCTGCCACGCGGCCGACCTAGGCCTGATCCTTGATTGGGTGCCCGGACATTTCCCCGAAGACAAGCACGGGTTGGGCCAGTTTGACGGAACGCCACTGTACGAGCACGCCGACCGCAAAGAAGGCTTTCATCCGGATTGGAACACGCTGGTCTACAACTATGGTCGCGCTGAAGTGTCCAACTACCTTGTTGCCAACGCGTTGTATTGGCTAAAGGAACACCACATCGACGGGCTGCGTGTCGATGCTGTGGCGTCGATGCTGTACCGTGATTATTCACGCAAAGACGGTGAATGGGTTCCCAACAAGGATGGCGGACGCGAGAACCTCGAAGCGATTGCGTTCCTGCAGCGCACCAACACCGTGGCCTACGGATCGACGACGGGCATTGTCACAATCGCCGAAGAATCCACCGCCTTTCCGGGGGTGAGCGCACCTGTTGATCACGACGGCCTTGGCTTTGGGTTCAAATGGAACATGGGCTGGATGAACGACTCGCTGTCCTACATCCAAGAAGACCCGATCAACCGCAAATACCATCACCACAAGATGACGTTCGCGCTGCACTACGCGTTTACCGAGAATTTCGTTCTGCCGATCAGCCACGACGAAGTGGTGCACGGCAAGGGATCGATGATCGAAAAAATGCCCGGTGAGGGGGACGAAAAGTTTGCCAACCTGCGCGCCTACTACGGCTATATGTGGGGCCACCCGGGCAAGAAACTGTTGTTTATGGGCTGCGAATTTGCGCAAGGTGTAGAATGGAACCACGACGAAAGCCTCAATTGGCATCTGACCGAACACCCGCAGCACGGCGGTGTTCAAAACCTTGTGCGCGACCTGAACATGCTGTTCCGTGACACCCCCGCCCTGCACCAGCTTGATTGCAAGCCCGAAGGGTTTGAATGGATCGAAGAAGGTTCCGCCGAAGAATCCATTTTTGCATGGTTGCGCCACGGAACCAAAGGCACGGCACCTGTGCTGGTCGTCAGCAACTTTACACCTGTTGAACGATCCGCGCGCCGCATTGGTGTGCCGCTGGCCGGACGCTGGATTGAAAGATTGAATTCCGACGCTGCACGCTATGGCGGCGGCGACCGCGGCAACATGGGATTTGCCGACAGCAAACAGATTGCATCGTCTGGGAGGGCGAATTCTGTCTCGCTCATAATACCACCGCTTTCGACGCTGTTTTTTGAACTGGAAGAAACGTCCTGA
- a CDS encoding glycogen/starch/alpha-glucan phosphorylase, which translates to MKDQDLPLVTSETLREDISRHLKLSIGKDPNHASLYDWRMSLSLALRDRVVEPWFASTRKTYEGKHKRVYYLSMEFLIGRLIEDVTINLDVEEAAVQAMADLGQDYYKVVVDEPDAALGNGGLGRLAACFMDSLATLAIPAYGYGIRYEHGLFEQHFEGGQQTETAEGWLAQRHAWEFERPEVAYKIHFGGYVSEENGKSNWNPAETVLASAYDTPIIGWKGQWANTLRLWAAKPVKLFDLESFNRGDYVGANAPERLARTISRVLYPDDTTQDGKELRLKQEYFFTSASIKDLLRRFLAEGNKIEDLHEHVAIQLNDTHPAIAGPELVRLLIDKHDFNIDDAIEMAHKCLAYTNHTLLPEALERWPEDLFARILPRHHRIIQMIQDRHLSATGTDIRIIEHGNVKMGELAFIMAHKVNGVSALHSELVKETVFADLHKAYPNRILNQTNGITPRRWLYSCNPALRNLITETIGSGWEADLENLQDLNAHLDDAGFLQAYAAAKTTNKVRLAKWLKDRNGVTLDTSAMFDIQIKRIHEYKRQHLNILETIALWNDIRDNPTANWTPRVKIFGGKAAPGYVLAKSIIRLINDVAATINNDPVTRHLLQVVYPENYNVSMAEVLIPASDLSEQISTAGKEASGTGNMKLSLNGSPTIGTLDGANVEIREHVGHENFFLFGLTAAQAQEKRGDHGYSRRAIEASPKLSRVLGQIGAGVFSNGDHHRYSDILHNLYEHDYFLVSCDFDEYFAKQREVDAVYQDVNHWTRTAAANTAGMGWFSSDRTIRSYADHIWDAKSVT; encoded by the coding sequence ATGAAAGACCAGGATTTGCCCCTCGTGACCTCGGAAACGCTGCGCGAAGATATTTCGCGGCACCTTAAGCTGTCTATCGGTAAAGATCCCAACCATGCGAGCCTTTATGACTGGCGGATGTCGCTGTCATTGGCGCTGCGTGACCGTGTCGTCGAGCCTTGGTTTGCATCCACCCGCAAAACCTATGAAGGCAAGCACAAGCGCGTCTACTACCTGTCGATGGAATTCCTGATTGGCCGCCTGATCGAAGACGTAACGATCAACTTGGACGTTGAAGAAGCCGCAGTGCAAGCGATGGCTGATCTGGGTCAGGATTATTACAAAGTTGTCGTTGACGAACCCGATGCAGCCCTTGGCAACGGCGGTTTGGGCCGTTTGGCTGCTTGTTTCATGGACAGCCTCGCAACCCTCGCTATTCCCGCCTACGGCTACGGAATCCGCTACGAACACGGGCTGTTTGAACAACACTTTGAAGGTGGACAGCAAACCGAAACCGCAGAAGGCTGGCTTGCCCAGCGCCATGCGTGGGAATTTGAACGCCCCGAAGTCGCCTATAAAATTCATTTTGGCGGCTACGTCAGTGAGGAGAACGGCAAATCTAACTGGAACCCAGCCGAAACTGTTCTCGCATCAGCCTACGACACGCCAATCATCGGCTGGAAAGGCCAATGGGCCAACACGTTGCGTCTTTGGGCCGCCAAGCCAGTCAAACTGTTCGATCTCGAAAGCTTTAATCGTGGCGACTACGTCGGTGCGAACGCGCCCGAACGTCTGGCGCGCACAATCTCGCGCGTGCTGTATCCTGATGACACGACGCAAGACGGCAAAGAACTGCGCCTCAAGCAGGAGTATTTCTTTACGTCTGCGTCTATCAAAGACCTGCTCCGGCGGTTCTTGGCCGAAGGCAACAAAATCGAAGACCTGCACGAACACGTCGCGATTCAGCTCAACGACACCCACCCCGCTATTGCCGGGCCGGAACTGGTCCGTCTGCTGATCGACAAACATGATTTTAACATCGACGACGCCATCGAAATGGCCCATAAATGTCTGGCCTACACCAACCACACATTGCTGCCAGAGGCGTTGGAACGCTGGCCCGAAGACCTGTTCGCGCGCATTTTGCCGCGCCACCATCGCATCATCCAAATGATCCAGGATCGTCACCTGTCGGCGACGGGGACTGACATTCGCATCATCGAACATGGTAATGTGAAAATGGGCGAACTCGCGTTCATTATGGCGCACAAAGTCAATGGCGTATCGGCGCTGCATTCAGAACTGGTTAAGGAAACGGTCTTTGCCGATCTGCACAAAGCCTATCCAAACCGCATCCTGAACCAGACCAACGGCATCACGCCGCGCCGCTGGCTGTATTCGTGCAACCCTGCCCTGCGTAATCTGATCACCGAAACGATCGGCTCCGGATGGGAGGCTGATCTCGAAAATCTGCAAGACCTTAACGCGCACCTTGATGACGCAGGGTTCTTGCAGGCCTACGCCGCAGCCAAAACCACCAATAAGGTGCGTTTGGCCAAGTGGCTAAAGGATCGCAACGGTGTGACCCTCGATACATCCGCGATGTTCGACATCCAGATCAAACGTATCCACGAATACAAACGCCAACATCTAAACATTCTGGAAACCATCGCGCTGTGGAATGATATCCGCGACAACCCGACCGCAAACTGGACCCCACGGGTCAAGATTTTTGGCGGCAAGGCAGCACCCGGTTACGTGTTGGCAAAATCCATCATTCGCCTGATCAACGATGTCGCTGCGACGATCAACAATGATCCGGTCACGCGCCACTTATTACAGGTGGTTTATCCTGAAAACTACAACGTTTCGATGGCAGAAGTCCTGATCCCTGCGTCAGATTTGTCCGAACAAATCTCAACCGCTGGCAAAGAAGCATCCGGCACCGGCAACATGAAACTGTCCTTGAACGGCAGCCCGACCATCGGCACACTAGACGGCGCAAACGTGGAAATCCGCGAACACGTTGGCCACGAAAACTTCTTCTTGTTCGGTCTGACGGCTGCGCAAGCGCAAGAAAAACGCGGCGACCATGGCTATTCACGCCGCGCAATTGAGGCCAGCCCAAAGCTGTCGCGCGTCCTTGGCCAGATCGGTGCTGGCGTGTTTTCAAACGGCGATCACCATCGCTATTCCGATATCCTGCACAACTTGTATGAACACGACTACTTCCTCGTGAGCTGCGACTTTGACGAATACTTTGCAAAGCAGCGCGAGGTTGATGCAGTATATCAGGATGTTAACCACTGGACGCGAACGGCAGCAGCTAACACGGCCGGTATGGGATGGTTCTCCTCTGATCGCACCATTCGAAGCTATGCGGATCATATCTGGGACGCAAAGTCCGTGACCTAA
- a CDS encoding DUF2934 domain-containing protein, which yields MIDANFTDAQIRDTAYYIWLDEGHRRAVTR from the coding sequence ATGATCGATGCAAACTTTACTGATGCGCAAATCCGCGACACCGCCTACTACATCTGGCTCGACGAAGGTCACCGCAGGGCCGTGACGCGATAA
- a CDS encoding aminopeptidase P family protein produces the protein MDRPQNYRFHQGDKVLPFADAEYEGRLTKLRASMTHLGVDACVFTSMHNIAYYSGFLYCAFGRPYALVVTATDNVTMSAGIDAAQPWRRGYGDNITYTDWQRNNYWRAIQSVTGSGKVIGYEGDNLSLAQKALLDEFLTPKSSMDIAPATMKQRMHKSAAEIELIRAGANVADVGGYAIKEAVKVGAREIDVAMAGRDAMELEIARRFPDAEYRDTWVWFQSGINTDGAHNPVTSRKLEMGDILSLNTFPMISGYYTALERTMFVGEVDDASRKIWESNVAAHEYGMSLLVPGAKCSDITHKINDFFADGQLLQYRTFGYGHSFGVLSHYYGREAGLELREDVDTVLEPGMVISMEPMLTIGAGNPGAGGYREHDILVINEDGNENITGYPYGPDFNVVG, from the coding sequence ATGGATCGTCCACAGAACTACCGTTTTCACCAAGGGGATAAGGTTCTCCCGTTTGCCGACGCCGAATACGAAGGCCGCCTGACTAAGTTGCGGGCAAGTATGACGCACTTGGGTGTCGATGCCTGTGTTTTCACGTCGATGCACAACATCGCCTATTATTCCGGCTTTCTGTATTGTGCGTTTGGGCGTCCCTATGCGTTGGTCGTGACCGCAACCGACAACGTCACAATGTCTGCTGGTATTGATGCTGCACAGCCGTGGCGTCGCGGGTATGGTGACAACATTACCTACACGGACTGGCAGCGGAACAACTATTGGCGTGCGATCCAGTCTGTGACCGGGTCCGGCAAGGTTATCGGCTATGAGGGTGATAATCTGAGCCTTGCACAAAAGGCGCTGCTGGATGAATTCCTGACGCCAAAATCGTCGATGGATATAGCACCTGCGACGATGAAACAGCGGATGCACAAATCTGCAGCTGAGATCGAACTGATCCGGGCAGGTGCCAACGTTGCCGATGTTGGTGGCTACGCGATTAAAGAGGCCGTTAAAGTTGGGGCGCGTGAGATTGATGTGGCCATGGCGGGTCGCGATGCGATGGAATTGGAAATCGCGCGGCGGTTTCCCGATGCGGAATACCGCGACACATGGGTCTGGTTCCAATCGGGTATCAACACGGATGGGGCGCACAACCCTGTCACGTCACGCAAGTTGGAAATGGGTGACATTCTTAGCCTCAATACCTTCCCTATGATTTCGGGCTACTACACAGCCCTTGAACGTACGATGTTTGTTGGCGAAGTGGACGATGCCAGCCGCAAAATCTGGGAGTCCAACGTTGCCGCCCACGAATACGGTATGTCCCTGTTGGTGCCCGGTGCGAAATGCAGCGACATCACACATAAGATCAACGACTTCTTTGCAGACGGTCAGTTGCTGCAATACCGCACGTTTGGCTATGGCCACTCATTCGGGGTTTTGTCGCATTACTATGGACGCGAGGCGGGGTTAGAGTTGCGCGAAGATGTCGACACAGTTTTGGAACCGGGGATGGTCATTTCGATGGAGCCGATGTTGACGATTGGCGCAGGCAACCCCGGGGCAGGGGGATACCGTGAACACGATATTCTTGTCATCAACGAAGACGGTAACGAAAATATTACCGGCTATCCATATGGCCCTGATTTCAACGTTGTTGGATAA
- a CDS encoding ABC transporter ATP-binding protein, which translates to MLDNQSAFVAFERVQKSYDGEVLVVKDLNLSMPKGEFLTMLGPSGSGKTTCLMMLAGFETATHGDILLDGVSINNIPPHKRGIGMVFQNYALFPHMTVAENLSFPLEVRKIGKSEREEKVMRALGMVQMQDFAGRRPAQLSGGQQQRIALSRALVFEPELVLMDEPLGALDKQLRETLQFEITNLAHELGITTVYVTHDQTEALTMSDRVAVFDDGRIQQLAAPDELYEKPQNSFVAQFIGENNTLDGVVQEIIGDTCIVKLDSGDIIDAVPVNVKAVGERTQVSIRPERVEFDRSRLHDDAHTLKAEVLEFIYMGDIFRTRLRVAGKDDFVIKTRNAPDQRRLKPGEMIEIGWLAQDCRALDA; encoded by the coding sequence ATGTTAGATAATCAATCGGCGTTTGTGGCTTTCGAGCGGGTCCAGAAAAGTTATGATGGCGAGGTTCTTGTCGTTAAAGACCTCAACCTGTCGATGCCCAAGGGCGAGTTTTTGACAATGCTTGGGCCATCGGGGTCGGGCAAGACGACCTGCCTTATGATGCTTGCAGGATTTGAAACCGCAACACACGGCGATATTTTGCTGGATGGTGTTTCGATCAACAACATCCCGCCGCACAAGCGCGGTATCGGCATGGTGTTCCAGAACTACGCATTGTTCCCGCATATGACGGTGGCAGAAAACCTGTCCTTCCCGTTGGAAGTCCGAAAGATTGGTAAATCTGAACGTGAAGAAAAAGTCATGCGCGCATTGGGCATGGTACAGATGCAGGATTTTGCAGGGCGGCGTCCGGCGCAATTGTCCGGCGGTCAACAGCAGCGGATCGCGTTATCGCGTGCGTTGGTGTTTGAACCCGAACTTGTTTTGATGGACGAACCCCTTGGTGCGCTTGATAAGCAACTGCGCGAAACTTTGCAGTTTGAAATTACCAATCTGGCACATGAACTCGGCATTACGACCGTTTACGTGACCCATGACCAGACAGAAGCGCTGACAATGTCGGATCGCGTCGCAGTGTTCGACGATGGCCGTATTCAGCAATTGGCGGCGCCGGATGAATTGTACGAGAAGCCGCAGAACAGTTTTGTTGCGCAGTTTATCGGTGAAAACAACACGCTGGATGGTGTCGTGCAGGAGATCATAGGCGATACCTGTATCGTGAAGCTCGACAGCGGTGACATTATTGATGCCGTTCCGGTCAACGTTAAAGCAGTTGGTGAGCGCACGCAGGTGTCGATCCGCCCCGAACGTGTTGAATTCGATCGTTCGCGGCTGCATGACGATGCACATACGCTGAAGGCTGAAGTGCTTGAGTTTATCTATATGGGCGATATCTTTAGGACTCGCCTGCGGGTCGCAGGCAAGGATGATTTCGTGATTAAAACGCGCAACGCGCCGGATCAAAGACGACTGAAACCCGGTGAGATGATCGAAATTGGTTGGCTCGCACAAGATTGCAGGGCGCTCGACGCGTAA
- a CDS encoding extracellular solute-binding protein, with protein MKTTMKLMATTCLTLSATLAAADGHMADEMTIVSWGGAYSSSQENAYHIPYAEMTGVTIINDASSAEAVAKLRAMSEAGNITWDVVDVVASDAIRLCDEGLALEIDFDTQLAVGDDGSTATEDFGDLLVSDCFIPQIVYSTTVGYRTDLVGDTPPTDICAIFDTETYPGMRSLEKRPINNMEWALLCDGVAKADVYDVLETDEGQTQAFAKLDTIKDSVIWWSAGADTPQLLADGEIIMGSTYNGRLFSLIEEQGQPVAMLWDAQVFDLDGWIIPTGLSPEREARALDYVYFATDTQRLADQAKYISYGPARASSAPLVGQHATLGIDMAPHMPTDPANATNTFLYNYTWWADYRDDLDAKFQVWLSQ; from the coding sequence ATGAAAACGACTATGAAACTGATGGCGACCACATGCCTGACGCTGTCCGCTACACTCGCGGCTGCTGACGGTCATATGGCCGATGAGATGACCATCGTTAGCTGGGGTGGCGCATACTCCTCCTCACAAGAAAATGCCTATCATATTCCATATGCTGAAATGACTGGCGTTACGATTATCAACGACGCATCTTCTGCAGAAGCAGTTGCGAAACTTCGTGCGATGAGCGAAGCTGGTAACATCACATGGGACGTGGTTGATGTGGTTGCATCCGATGCGATCCGTCTTTGCGACGAGGGCCTTGCGCTGGAAATCGACTTCGACACTCAGCTTGCTGTTGGCGATGATGGTTCCACCGCGACCGAAGACTTTGGCGACCTGCTGGTGTCTGATTGCTTCATCCCGCAGATTGTTTATTCGACAACTGTCGGCTATCGCACTGACCTCGTCGGTGACACACCGCCAACAGACATCTGCGCGATCTTTGACACAGAAACATACCCAGGCATGCGTTCGCTGGAAAAGCGTCCGATCAACAACATGGAATGGGCATTGCTTTGTGACGGCGTAGCCAAGGCTGACGTGTATGACGTTTTGGAAACAGATGAAGGTCAGACACAGGCATTTGCCAAGCTCGACACCATCAAGGACAGCGTGATCTGGTGGTCCGCTGGTGCAGATACGCCACAGCTTTTGGCTGACGGCGAAATCATCATGGGCTCCACCTACAACGGTCGCCTATTTTCTTTGATCGAAGAGCAGGGCCAGCCGGTCGCAATGCTTTGGGACGCGCAAGTGTTTGACCTTGACGGTTGGATCATTCCAACTGGCTTGTCACCAGAGCGTGAAGCACGTGCGCTGGACTATGTTTATTTTGCGACGGACACGCAGCGTTTGGCTGATCAAGCCAAGTACATCAGCTATGGTCCAGCACGTGCATCTTCGGCACCGCTGGTCGGTCAGCACGCGACACTGGGTATCGATATGGCGCCACATATGCCAACTGATCCGGCGAACGCGACCAACACGTTCTTGTATAACTACACATGGTGGGCTGACTACCGTGACGATCTGGACGCGAAATTCCAGGTTTGGTTGTCGCAGTAA